The Streptomyces durmitorensis genome contains the following window.
GGGTGTACGCGGTGAGCCGGCCGTCTTGGCCGCGCAGCAGCCAGCGGGCGCTCTGAAGGGCACCGGTGCTCACGGTTCTCGACCTCGACGACATGACTCGGTGGCACCCTTCCACGTCCACATACGCACAACGTTCGCCGATTAGTTTACGTTTGCCGGATGAGAACTCTCGTCGTCGTGGACGCCGCGAACGTCGTCGGCTCCGTCCCCGACGGCTGGTGGCGCGATCGCCGCGGGGCCGCGGAGCGCCTGCGGGACTCTCTCGTCGCGTACGCGGAAGACGGCCTGCCGGAGCACCCGGGGCCGCTGGAGATCGTCCTCGTCGTCGAGGGCGCGGCGCGCGGCGTGGAATCGGTGCCCGGCGTACGCGTCGAGAGCGCGCCCGGCAGCGGCGACGACCTCATCGCGGAGCTGGCCGCGCAGGCCGCGGGCCGCCCCTGCCTGGTCGTCACGGCCGACCGTGAACTGCGGCACAGGGTGGGCGAGTCGGGGGCCCGGTGCGCGGGCCCCCGTACGGTTCGCCCCTAGGACGGCCAGGTCTGCCTCTGGGGCCGTCCTAGAGCCGCTTCGCGCTGCGCAGGGTGGAGGCGTAGTAGCCGTTGCCGTCGAGGCGCGACGTGCCGCCCTTGTCGCCGATCGTCGGACCGTTGACCTCTTCTCGGCTCGAGATGAAGAGCTTGTGTCCGTCGGCGTCGTGGCCGAGGAAGATCCCCACGTGGTCCATGCGCTGCTTGGTGCGGGCGTCCAGCTTGAAGAAGACCAGGTCGCCGGGTTGGACGACGTCGATGGACTTGGGGCGGTCCGCCGAGCCGACGCCCTTGAGCTTGATGACGTCCGTGCCGGCCTTGCCGCGCGCCATGCCGTTGGCGGTGCGGGGCAGGCCGTCGCCCGACTGGTCGTTGGCCATCAGGGGGTAGCGGGCGCGGTAGCCGAAGACCGTGCGGATGAATCCGGAGCAGTCCATGGAGCGGGCCCGCTTCGTCTCCGGCTGGATGGTGGTGCCGTTGCGGAACGTGTACGGGATGCCGAGGTAGTCGAAGAAGTCCGACTGTTCGAGGCGCAGGTCGTTGCCCGCGCTGCCGTCGGGGTTGATCGGGCCGAAGTCGGCGTCGCCCGCGTAGGAGATGCCCTCGTCGTCCTTCTTGACCGGCGCCCCCTCCACGTACTGGAACGCCATCGCGAAGATGTCGTCCTCTTCGCTGCCGGAGAACTCCTTGTACCAGTCCTTGAACCACTTCTCCTTCTCGGCGCCCTCGCGCCACGTCTCGGGCATGAGCCGTACCCAGTCGTTCGTCACGACGCGGGACTTGGTGTTCGCGGGCTCGGTGAACGTACGGCTCGGTCCTGTCAGCGTCGCGCTGCGGGCGCCGTCCGTGAAGGTCGCGACGACCTTGCCGCTCTCGGTGCGCAGGACGGAGCGGTCGGGGTTCTTCAGGCGCTCCCACTTCTGCTTCCCGCTCCCCGGCTGACCGTTGCTGTTCTGCAGGCCCCCGGGGGTGTCGGTGACGGCCTGCACCTTGGGGGCCTTGGCCTCTTCGTCCTTGCGCAGTTCCACGGTCAGGTACGCGCTGCCCGCGAGGAGGGCGAGAACGGTCGCCGCGTGCAGGACGGGACGCTTCTTCTTGGGCGGCATGAATGACTCCTGGGAATCAGGCGGACGGCATGAAGCCGAGGAGAATCCCGGCAGTGAGGACGACGTAGGCCATGAGCGTCACCGAGCCGGTGGCGAGCAGGGTGGGGCCCTTGGGCTGGCGCACCAGCTGGTAGGCGATCAGGCCGGGGACGATGAAGCCGAGGGTCTGGTTCGCGTACATGAGCGGGAACTCGATGGACAGCACGATCATCACGGTCGCCTGGAGGGTGACGCCGAGCAGCACGACCGCGGCGAAGAGGCGCTTGCCGTACAGGATCACGAACTTCTGCATCAGCAGGGTGCCGACGTAGGTCAGCACGGTCACGCCGAGCACCATGGCCGCGCGCTGCAGATCCTCGACGAGGGTCAGGGCGAGCCAGCCCGGGGTGATCATGCCGCCGGGCGAGAGGTTGGTCGTCAGATAGCAGACCAGGGAGAACAGCAACCCGAGCGCGATACCGACCGCGGCGATCTCGGGGGTGAGGACGGAGGGAATCAACGGGGCTCTCCTGGGCTGTACCACTGCTGGTCGTCGTCTTGGGCGGGCGGTACGGGCGCGATCCTCGGCTCGAACATGCCGCGGGGCGCGGGTGGCTGGGGGTGTGGTTCCTGGGGCGGGTGGGCCTGGTGGGGCGCGAACTGCTCGTGCGGTGCGTACTGCTCGTGCGGCGCGAACTGCTCGTGCGGCGCGTAGGTCTCGTACTGCTGGTCCGGTGTGCGCTGTACGGGGACGTGCACCTGCGGAATCTGGACCTGCTGGAGCTGGGCCGTGGAGTACCGCGACTCGTACGCCTCCGGGTAGTGCTGGTAGGGGTCGACGTGCGGCTCGTAGAACGGGGCGGGCTCCTCGGGGGCCTGCTCCTCGCTCTCGTCCGGCGGCAGTTCCGCGAGGTGTTCGAGGAGCAGCTCGCCCTGGCCGTGGATGTTGCCGATCGCCACCAGCGAGGAGTCGGGGCCGAGCTGCCCGAGGATCTGGTGCATGAACTCCTCGGGGTCGCGCCGGTCGCCGCCGAGGTCCACGGCGCGCCCGCGCCACTCGGCGGGGATCGCGTCGATCGCCGACTTGGCGGGGTGGCCGATGACGAAGACCTTCTCCGGCCGGAGGTCGGGGATGATCTCGCCCATCTGGCCGTTGCGCTCGACGCGGTCGGGACGGCAGTTGATGACGACGTGCAGCGGGCGGTGGACGGCGCCGAGGTCGAGCAGCTGGTTGATGTTCATCAGCGTCGACTCGGGGTCGTTGGCCGCGAAGACGTTGGCGAAGCGCACCTTCTTGCCGTCCTCGGTCGCGTACCGCTCGACCGAGAGGACACCGGGGTCCGGCGGGGCGTCGTACATGCCCTGGAGGGCGACCTCGCGGCCGACGCCGAGCAGTTCGGCGACCTTCAGCGCGATCGCCACGTTCTCCTTGAAGGTGAACCAGCTGAAGCCGCGCAGCTCCTCGTCGCTCACCGTCTCGGGGTCGGCGTAGATCAGCTCGCAGTTCCGCGCGTCCGCCTCTTCCTTGAGGATGTCGAAGCGGTCCTGCTCGGCGGTGACGCAGATCCCGCCCTCCGGCATGGAACGCGAGAGGGAGCGCGCCACGTCGTCGAGGGTCGGGCCCATCTCGGCGAGGTGGTCCTCACGGACGTTGCAGAGCACGCCGATCGTGGAGCGGATCAGCTTGGACTGGTTGATCTCCTGGAGCGCCGGCATGACCGCCATGCACTCGATGACCAGGGCGTCCGGGTTGTACGCGGCGGCCCGCCGCACGATGCCGATCTGCTCGACGACGTTGGCGATGCCGAACTTGCGGTAGACGGGCTCCTCGGTGGCGTCCGGGTGGATGAACCGGGCCGCGGTACCGGTGGTCTTGGCGACCGTGGTGAGCCCGCCGCCCCGCAGGGCGCCCGCGCACAGGCGGGTGATGGAGGACTTGCCGCGGATGCCGTTGACCAGGACCCGCGAGGGGATGTGCTCCAGGTTGGTGAAGTGCCGCCGCTGTTCGACGACTCCGGCCACCAACAGGATGGCGCCGCACACCACGAGCACGGTGTAGAGGAAGAGCACGGGGGTTCAGTTCCTTCCGGCGAGGCCGGCCGTGACGCCGTCCCGCTTGCGCTGTGTGCCCGTCGGCAGCTGCTGCCGCAGGAGTTCCAGGCTGCGGGTGACGGCGCCGACCTCGTCGTGGTGGCGCGGGTAGAGGACCGTGCGACGGTCACCGTCGGCGAGTGCCTCGGCCTGGTCGGCGAGGTGCCGCAGCGGCCGTACGACGACGATGTGCAGCCAGCCGAGACAGGCGGCCGCGGCGGTGATGCCGAGCAGACCGGCGAGGACGGTGCGGTTCTGCAGGCTGTACTCGGGGATGGCGAGGTTCGACGCGGGCTGCCAGCTGAGCACGGTCCAGCGCAGCGACCCCGCGGCGCCGCCGCCGACGAAGGGTGCGGCGGCCGCGATCTCGATCCCGTCGCCGCCACCGCGGTAGAGGACGCCGCTGGGGCGCGGGCTGAGGCCCACCTTCTGGCCGGTGCCTTCCGCGAGCGCCTTGAGCCGCCCGTTCGGCAGGCCCTCGAACTCGCGGTAGCCGGTGTTGGCACCGATCACCCGGCGCTTCTCGTCGACCACGCGGACCGCACCGAGGCCGGGGCGCTTGAGCAGCGAGTTGAGGAACTCGATACGGAACTCGCCGACCACGGCGGCCCCTTCACGGCCCGGCACCTCGGCCGTACCGAAGATGACGGGTTCCTTGCCGCCCTCGTCGACGACCCGGATGGCCTCGTCGGACGGTCCCTTGCCGGACGGGCTGCGCGGGTCGCCGCCCGCCTCGGCCAGGACCTTGCCCTGCGCGTCGAGCACGTAGAGCGACTGGTAGCGGGCGTGCTGGTTCAGGGTGCTCTCGAGGACCGTGGTCATGTCCGACGCCTCGGTGCGGTCGCCCATGAGGGAGGCGACCGACGTGAGGTCGGCGTGGCCTTCGTTGAGGGCGCGGCGGACCCGGTCGGTGAGGGTGTCGGTGCGTTCGCGCTGGTCGTTGACCAGCTGCTGGGGTACGACGACGGTGTCGCCCGCGCGGTTGAGCAGCAGCATGAGCGGCGCGGACCACGCGAGCAGGAGCACCGCGCAGACCGCGAGCAGCGTGCGGCTGCCGAACCTGCGGCGGCGGCCGGGCTCCCGCTGCGTATCGGCGGGCGCGCCGAGCAGTTGGCGGCGCAGCCGTTCGAGGGCGGCGCCGATGCGGGCCGCCTCGCCGCGGCGCGGCACGGAGACCGGCCGTTCGAGGTCGCCGCGGGTCAGCCTGCGGCCCTCCAGGAACAGCTGGATCAGCGGGCGCTGCACGGTCCGAAGGAGCAGGAAGACGGTGACGCCGCCGATGAGCAGCAGGGCGGCCGCGGCGAGGATGCCGAAGGCCGAGCTGCTGGTGGCCGTCGGGTCCTCGGCGACCGGGACCATCGCGACGACGGCGAGACCGAGCCGGGTGGCGACGGTGGCCTTGCCCGCCTCGGGTCCGGCGAGGCTCGCGTAACCGGCGACGGCGCGCTCACCGAGGTAGCGCTCGCCGGTGAGGTGGCCGCTGACGCCGAGGAAGCCGCCCGAACCGGGCTCCTTGGACTTGAGCGGGTGCGCGCGGGCCTTCTTGGCGGCGGTCGTGGCGAAGGACCTGAGCTGCTTGTTGGACTGCTTGACCTCGTCGCGCTGCAGATCGGTGAGGACCTGCTCGGGCTCGGGGATGCCGTCGGTGCTCAGCACCTTGCCGTCCTGGCCGACGACGGCGATGGAGCGGAACTTGCCGAGGCTGATGCCGGGGAAGCGCAGGCTGCCGGAGGCGACGAGGAGTTGCTGCGGCTGTCCCTTCCAGGTGAGCAGGGCGAAGGAGAGCAGGCGCGTCTCGCCGTTCTCCAGGCGCACCATGCGCGGGGCGAGGCCGTCCTCGTCCGCGAGCGCGCCGCGGTCGATGGCGGTCAGCGGCAGGTTCTCGCCGCGGGCGGCGAGGAGCTTGCCCGAGGAGATCTCGACGACCGCGGTGCCCATCCACTTCTGGTAGACGCTGCCGATCTTGTCGAGGACGGCGTCGGCGGGGACCGGCTCACCGGCGCTGAACAGCCCGGCGGTCCGGGTCAGGTCGGTGACGGACTCGTCGATGGAGGCGCGCAGTGCGATGGCGCCGTCCTCGGCGAAGTGCTGCTGGGACGACTTGATCGCTTGGGGTACGGCTTCCTGACCGGCGCGGCCGAGGGTCAGGGCGGTGATGCCCGCGAGGGCGAGGAGCAGAACCGAAAGCACGGCGATGGGGGGACGTATGCCACCCAGCAGGGACATGTCGGTTCTTCGGCGGACCTTGTGCCGCCGCTTCGAACGCGAAGCGGCCAAGGGGTGCTCCTCTCCTGGAGTGACGCGGGGACGTGGGGCGACAGCGGGGACGCACGAGCGCAGGGTGATGCGTTCCGGAGAGCTTGGACCTCCGAGGCACCCAAGAGGATGTACGAGATATGGGAAATGTGAGCTAGCTCGCGCTGATCGCCCGACGCCCGGTACGTCAGGAGACGCACGACTCATCCGCCGGCCGACGCAGGCGGATCCCGGGCGGTGTACGACGGGTGCACACAGGGGAAACGGCAGGCGTCAGGAGCCGGGCAGCGCTTCCAGCGGCGAGAGGCCGTCCTTGCTCGCGCCCCGGTTCAGGAGCGTGCCCTGGGTGCGCTCGAAGGCGAGGCGGTAGCGGGAGCGCTGCTCCTCGCTGAGGCCGTCGCCGTCGCGCAGCGTGGCGGCCACGTCCAGCAGTCGGTGGTCATGGACGGCGTCCTTGGGCAGGGCTCCCGTCTCGTCCGGGTCGGGCGGGATGTCCACGAACGTCGGCACGTACTTGGCGTCGACGTCCCACTTCCCGCCGCGCTGGACGAACTCGAACCAGCCGATGGCGCCCTCCTCGGTCAGCCCGCTCGGCACGTCGTGCCGGGCGATCTGGTTGCCGAGTCCGTACGCGATCCAGGTGCCGTCGACCTTCTCCATCGGCTGGACGACGTGCGCGTGGTGGCCGATGACGAGGTTGATCCCGGTCTCGCGCGCGATCCTGCGGGCGAGCCTGAGCTGCGAGGAGCTGGCGTTGGGCTGGTTCTCACGCCCCCAGTGGATGCTGAGGATCACGACGTCGGCGCCCGCGGCGCGCGCCTTCTTCTCGGCGGCGGCGATCGCGTCGAACTTGTTCTGGTTCACGATCCACGGCTTGTCCTTGGGGACCTCGCGGCCGTTGAAGCCGAAGGCGAAGGCTATCTGCGCGACCTTGACGCCCTTCACCTCGGTGATGAGCGGTTTGTTCCCTTCCGCCGCGCTGCGCGCCGAACCGGTGTGCTCCAGGCCCGCCTTGTCGAGCGTGTCCAGGGTGCGGGTGACTCCGGCGGGGCCGTGGTCGAGGGTGTGGTTGGACGCGGTCGAGCACTGGTCGTAGCCGACGTCCTTGACCGCCGTGGCGATCTGCGGCGGCACGAGGAAGTCGGGGTAGCTCTGGAAGGGGCCGCCCGGCCTGCCCACCACCGGCTCGAAGTGGCAGATGCCGAGGTCGGCCTTGCTGATGACGGGTTTGATCCCGGCCATCATCGGCCGGAAGTCGATGCCCTTCTCGCCCTTGCCCGAGGCCTTGGCGTCCTTGCGGGCCTGATCGGTCAGTTGCGGGTGGATCAGGATGTCGCCCGCCGCGGCGACGGTGAACGAGGGACCGCCGTCGGCGGCGGGCTTGTCATCGCTGCCGAAGGGGCCGCAGGCCGTGGCGGTGCCGGCGAGCAGGGACGCGGAGGCCACACAGGTCACGAAATGCCTGCGCAAGGGACGTGTCATCACAGGGATATCTTTATACAACCATGAAGCACTCCCGTACCCGACTGGTCACGATCGCGAAGAGGCTCGGGATCTTCGCCGCCGTGACGGCCGTCGCCCTCAGCCTCGTACAGTGCGACGCGACCCCCTCGGACAAGGACCACAAGCCCTCAAGGGCGGACCGGAGCCCTTCCGGCCCGAGCCCGGACGGCAGCCCCGGCGGCGGCCCGGAACGGCTGATCACCGACTACACCTCCGGCTTCGACAAGGACAGCGGATACCGCCACCCCACCCGCGAGGACCGGCGCACGATGGCCGCGGGCATCGCGCTGCTCCTGGACCACCGGCGCACGGAGGCCGAACGCCGCCTGACCGACGTGGACTTCGCGGTGCGCACGGTCACCGACCCGGTCGGCGGCCGCCGGTTCGCCGAGGTCGCCGACCGCTCCGAAGGCGGCGCGGCACCGCGCGGCTGGGGCCGCGTCTACATCGACCTCGACTCCCCCGTCCGCTGGTCGGTCCAGGTTCCCCACCCCGTCGCCGACCGGTACACGGAACGGCTCGGCGCACAGCTCCTGAGCCACGCCGAGGGCGGCGTCCTTGTCGTCGCGGGAGCACATCGCAAAGCCGGGCGCGGTGACGAGGCGGATGTGGCGCACCGCAGGGACAGCGTCTTTCACGCGATCTGCGCCGAACTCGTACGCCGCGGGCTCCCCGGCGTGCAGCTGCACGGGATGGACGACGCCTCCGCGCCGAAGCACGATGTCGTCGCCTCCACGGGCCGGGGCAGGGACGCCATCGCCGAGGGCCGCGACCTCGCGGACGCGTTGCGGGAGCGGGGATACGACGTCTGCCGGGCCTGGGCCCGGTCCTGTCCGCTCGCGGGCCGCTCCAATGTGCAGGGGCGGACGGCGGCGGCGCGCGATGTGCCGTTCCTGCACGTCGAGTTCGACGCCCGCATCCGCGAGGACCGCGACCGCTCGCGGGAAGTGGTCGAGGCGCTCGCGGACGTCACGCGCACCTGGCGGCGCCCCGACTAGCCCGCCGTCGCCCCTCACCGCCCCCCATCGCCCCCCTCACCGCGCCCGGCCCACCTGCTCGTACACCACCGCTCCCTCGACCCGCAGCACCGGCCGGTAGCTCACCGCGAGAATCCGCCGCAGCGACGGCACCCGGTCGGGGCCGTACGGCTTGCCCCGTGAGTCGTCCACGATCAGCGCGGGCGGACCGGCCGCGAGCTCGCCGCGGAAGACCGGCCAGGCTCCGTCCACCGCGTACTTCTCCCCCACCTGAGGCCCGTCGCGGCCCCCGCTGTAGTTGGTCAGGAGCCCCGCCGTGAGGTAGCGGCTCGCGGGAGCACGGTCGGCGAGCCAGTACGTCTCGGGGTGCATGCCCCACACCAGCACGCGGTCCCCGGGTGACGTGCGTGCCCGGACCTCCCCCGCGATCCGCTCCGCGTGCGCGAGCTCGGGGCGCGGCGCGAGCATCCCCCAGGCCAGGAACAGCGCGCACGCCCCGGCCGAGACCGACACCGCCGTCAGGGTGCGCTCCCGGGGCAGGATCTGGAGCGCTGCGGCGCCCAACAGCGCGAGGGGCGGCGTCAGTTGGAGGTAGTAGTGCCCGAAGAAGTGGAAGCCGACGAGGACCGCGCCCGCCGACGAGGCGAGCCAGAGCCACAGCTCCGTCGCACCGGTGCGGGCGATGCGCAGGACCCGTACGACCGGCGGGATGATCCCCGCGCAGGCCGCCGCGAGGATCGCCGCGTTGGTCAACCACCGCGACAGCACGTGGAGTTCGGACCCGGTGAAGGAGGCGTACGCGCCCGATCCCGTCACCGTCCAGAACAGGAACCCCGCCGGATTCGTGACCGCGGCCACCGCGAGGACCGGCCCGCACAGGCCAACTCCCAGGCGCAGTACGTCCCTTCGGGCGCCACCCGCCTGCCACAGCAGCCACGCCACCGGCACCAGGACCGCTCCCCCGGTCTGCTTGGCCAGGAAGGCGCAGGCCACCGCGGCGCCCGCCGCCCTCCAGCGGCGGCGGTCCGCGCACCATATGGCGGCCGCCGTGCAGGGCAGCATGAAGACCTCGAAGGTGGCCGCCTGGGCGTCCTCGGGGTTCAGGCCGACCGAGACGAGGAGGTAGAGCACGCCCGCCGTGCGGCCCGCGCCGTCGCCCCAGCGGCGCCGGGCCACGCACACGAGGAGGACGGCGGTCAGGAACTGGGCCGCCACCGCGAGCACCTTCAGCGGGAGCAGCGTCGCATCGCCGAAGAGCGCGAACGCCCCCTCGTACAGCCAGGGGACGAGCGGGGGCTTGCGGTCGACGACCGTTTCGTAGAGCTCTCCCCCGTCCGCCAGCATCCGTGCCTGGACGGCGAGATAGCCCTCGTCCGGGCTCCACAGCGGCCACCGGAAGGAGGGAATCCGGGTGACGCAGGCCAGGGCCGCGAGGAGGGGGAGCAGGCGCGGCCAGTACCGCGCGGAAGGCGCCGGGGCCTGTTCCGTACGCGGGCGTGGCGGCCCGAGCGTGCGTACGGAGCGTAGTGATGCGGAGGGCTCGGCGAGCATGTGGAGCACGCTATCCGGCCCCGCAGTCCCCCATCGATCGGGACATACGGGGCCGGATGATTGGCCGGAAGTGACCGAGTTGACTACTGGGCGTCACCGGCCTGGGTCTCCTGCTTCCCTCGCCGGCCCAGCAGGCTGTGCGAACGCCCGTAGACGAAGTAGACGACGAAGCCGAGCGCCATCCAGACGCCGAACCGCAACCACGTCTCGGCCGGCAGGTTCAGCATCAGCCACACCGAGGCCGCCACCGACAGGATCGGCACCAGCGGCACCAGCGGGGTGCGGAAGGCGCGGGGCAGGTCCGGGCGGGTGCGGCGCAGGATGATGACGCTCAGGGCGACCACGACGAAGGCGAAGAGCGTGCCGATGTTCACCAGCTCGGCGAGTTCGTCGAGGCTGGTGAAGCCCGCCAGGATCGCGATGAGGACACCGAGCAGGATGGTCGGCCGGTGCGGCGTCCGGTACTTCGGGTGGACGTGGGAGAAGAACCGGGGCAGCAGTCCGTCGCGGCTCATCGCGAAGAAGACGCGGGTCTGGCCGAGCAGCAGGATCATGCAGACGGTGGTGAGACCGACGGCGGCGCCGAAGCTGATCACGCCCCCGTAGAAGGGATGCCCGGTGGCCTTGAAGGCGTCGGCCAGCGGGGCGTCCACGGACAGCTCGCTGTAGTGCTGCATGCCCGTGACCACGATCGACACGGCGACGTA
Protein-coding sequences here:
- a CDS encoding cache domain-containing protein translates to MSLLGGIRPPIAVLSVLLLALAGITALTLGRAGQEAVPQAIKSSQQHFAEDGAIALRASIDESVTDLTRTAGLFSAGEPVPADAVLDKIGSVYQKWMGTAVVEISSGKLLAARGENLPLTAIDRGALADEDGLAPRMVRLENGETRLLSFALLTWKGQPQQLLVASGSLRFPGISLGKFRSIAVVGQDGKVLSTDGIPEPEQVLTDLQRDEVKQSNKQLRSFATTAAKKARAHPLKSKEPGSGGFLGVSGHLTGERYLGERAVAGYASLAGPEAGKATVATRLGLAVVAMVPVAEDPTATSSSAFGILAAAALLLIGGVTVFLLLRTVQRPLIQLFLEGRRLTRGDLERPVSVPRRGEAARIGAALERLRRQLLGAPADTQREPGRRRRFGSRTLLAVCAVLLLAWSAPLMLLLNRAGDTVVVPQQLVNDQRERTDTLTDRVRRALNEGHADLTSVASLMGDRTEASDMTTVLESTLNQHARYQSLYVLDAQGKVLAEAGGDPRSPSGKGPSDEAIRVVDEGGKEPVIFGTAEVPGREGAAVVGEFRIEFLNSLLKRPGLGAVRVVDEKRRVIGANTGYREFEGLPNGRLKALAEGTGQKVGLSPRPSGVLYRGGGDGIEIAAAAPFVGGGAAGSLRWTVLSWQPASNLAIPEYSLQNRTVLAGLLGITAAAACLGWLHIVVVRPLRHLADQAEALADGDRRTVLYPRHHDEVGAVTRSLELLRQQLPTGTQRKRDGVTAGLAGRN
- a CDS encoding C40 family peptidase, which gives rise to MPPKKKRPVLHAATVLALLAGSAYLTVELRKDEEAKAPKVQAVTDTPGGLQNSNGQPGSGKQKWERLKNPDRSVLRTESGKVVATFTDGARSATLTGPSRTFTEPANTKSRVVTNDWVRLMPETWREGAEKEKWFKDWYKEFSGSEEDDIFAMAFQYVEGAPVKKDDEGISYAGDADFGPINPDGSAGNDLRLEQSDFFDYLGIPYTFRNGTTIQPETKRARSMDCSGFIRTVFGYRARYPLMANDQSGDGLPRTANGMARGKAGTDVIKLKGVGSADRPKSIDVVQPGDLVFFKLDARTKQRMDHVGIFLGHDADGHKLFISSREEVNGPTIGDKGGTSRLDGNGYYASTLRSAKRL
- a CDS encoding poly-gamma-glutamate biosynthesis protein PgsC/CapC, translating into MIPSVLTPEIAAVGIALGLLFSLVCYLTTNLSPGGMITPGWLALTLVEDLQRAAMVLGVTVLTYVGTLLMQKFVILYGKRLFAAVVLLGVTLQATVMIVLSIEFPLMYANQTLGFIVPGLIAYQLVRQPKGPTLLATGSVTLMAYVVLTAGILLGFMPSA
- the pgsB gene encoding poly-gamma-glutamate synthase PgsB produces the protein MLFLYTVLVVCGAILLVAGVVEQRRHFTNLEHIPSRVLVNGIRGKSSITRLCAGALRGGGLTTVAKTTGTAARFIHPDATEEPVYRKFGIANVVEQIGIVRRAAAYNPDALVIECMAVMPALQEINQSKLIRSTIGVLCNVREDHLAEMGPTLDDVARSLSRSMPEGGICVTAEQDRFDILKEEADARNCELIYADPETVSDEELRGFSWFTFKENVAIALKVAELLGVGREVALQGMYDAPPDPGVLSVERYATEDGKKVRFANVFAANDPESTLMNINQLLDLGAVHRPLHVVINCRPDRVERNGQMGEIIPDLRPEKVFVIGHPAKSAIDAIPAEWRGRAVDLGGDRRDPEEFMHQILGQLGPDSSLVAIGNIHGQGELLLEHLAELPPDESEEQAPEEPAPFYEPHVDPYQHYPEAYESRYSTAQLQQVQIPQVHVPVQRTPDQQYETYAPHEQFAPHEQYAPHEQFAPHQAHPPQEPHPQPPAPRGMFEPRIAPVPPAQDDDQQWYSPGEPR
- a CDS encoding CapA family protein, with product MTRPLRRHFVTCVASASLLAGTATACGPFGSDDKPAADGGPSFTVAAAGDILIHPQLTDQARKDAKASGKGEKGIDFRPMMAGIKPVISKADLGICHFEPVVGRPGGPFQSYPDFLVPPQIATAVKDVGYDQCSTASNHTLDHGPAGVTRTLDTLDKAGLEHTGSARSAAEGNKPLITEVKGVKVAQIAFAFGFNGREVPKDKPWIVNQNKFDAIAAAEKKARAAGADVVILSIHWGRENQPNASSSQLRLARRIARETGINLVIGHHAHVVQPMEKVDGTWIAYGLGNQIARHDVPSGLTEEGAIGWFEFVQRGGKWDVDAKYVPTFVDIPPDPDETGALPKDAVHDHRLLDVAATLRDGDGLSEEQRSRYRLAFERTQGTLLNRGASKDGLSPLEALPGS
- a CDS encoding NTP pyrophosphohydrolase, whose amino-acid sequence is MRTLVVVDAANVVGSVPDGWWRDRRGAAERLRDSLVAYAEDGLPEHPGPLEIVLVVEGAARGVESVPGVRVESAPGSGDDLIAELAAQAAGRPCLVVTADRELRHRVGESGARCAGPRTVRP
- a CDS encoding ArnT family glycosyltransferase, whose protein sequence is MLAEPSASLRSVRTLGPPRPRTEQAPAPSARYWPRLLPLLAALACVTRIPSFRWPLWSPDEGYLAVQARMLADGGELYETVVDRKPPLVPWLYEGAFALFGDATLLPLKVLAVAAQFLTAVLLVCVARRRWGDGAGRTAGVLYLLVSVGLNPEDAQAATFEVFMLPCTAAAIWCADRRRWRAAGAAVACAFLAKQTGGAVLVPVAWLLWQAGGARRDVLRLGVGLCGPVLAVAAVTNPAGFLFWTVTGSGAYASFTGSELHVLSRWLTNAAILAAACAGIIPPVVRVLRIARTGATELWLWLASSAGAVLVGFHFFGHYYLQLTPPLALLGAAALQILPRERTLTAVSVSAGACALFLAWGMLAPRPELAHAERIAGEVRARTSPGDRVLVWGMHPETYWLADRAPASRYLTAGLLTNYSGGRDGPQVGEKYAVDGAWPVFRGELAAGPPALIVDDSRGKPYGPDRVPSLRRILAVSYRPVLRVEGAVVYEQVGRAR